Proteins co-encoded in one Christiangramia fulva genomic window:
- a CDS encoding DNA cytosine methyltransferase: MSKNNLSVDRKYIELFAGCGGLSLGLESAGWKLDLANEISPMAGETFAYNILGENITQKKDGTESKVCNVNDLHSINIDEWKGKKLVIGDVVRLVDTLRQNPKLSKRFKNIDLVSGGPPCQGFSMAGRRTERDPKNRLPYAFVDFVELIKPKTVILENVEGILRPFKSEGGTKEPWLEIAKAFASIGYAPLCFLINARNFKIPQNRPRFIMLGIHKSLKKRTLSKLSDNLNSEIKRVFEHAFIFAEKDREFISNYNGHDPAVHIDVIKNDFAKNRNLPLKEIFNSHNLFPEMNSREVSVKAAIEDLSNNAGIRETKNKELLIKSSEGSEYSNFLSRSLSKVLRHPQTHVKGLYNHELRKHSSKIVKRFTFLQEIKKLNDAKSRTIFESCLRGKEVSEEDLEKARLELAKSTRLREVIDFSSSANLKSSIEMIRSKKHSQRAIKEDEPAPAQVTIPDDICHYSDKQPRVLTVREMARIQSFPDDFVFRAKVTTGGGIEKQKYLNTRKLVMLYPHCLVKQLELG; this comes from the coding sequence ATGTCAAAAAATAATTTATCAGTGGATAGGAAATATATTGAACTATTTGCTGGTTGTGGCGGTTTAAGTTTAGGCCTTGAATCAGCAGGCTGGAAATTAGATTTAGCAAACGAGATTAGTCCAATGGCTGGAGAAACTTTTGCCTATAATATATTAGGTGAAAATATAACTCAAAAGAAGGATGGTACTGAAAGTAAAGTATGTAACGTTAACGATCTTCACTCTATCAATATCGATGAATGGAAAGGTAAAAAATTAGTCATTGGTGATGTTGTTCGCTTAGTTGATACTCTTAGGCAAAACCCTAAATTATCGAAAAGATTTAAGAATATAGATTTGGTTTCCGGAGGTCCGCCTTGCCAGGGTTTCAGTATGGCCGGAAGGAGAACGGAAAGAGATCCAAAAAATCGTTTGCCTTATGCCTTTGTTGATTTTGTTGAATTGATAAAACCAAAAACCGTAATTCTAGAAAACGTGGAAGGTATCTTACGACCTTTTAAAAGTGAAGGAGGAACTAAGGAACCATGGTTAGAAATTGCGAAAGCTTTTGCTTCTATTGGTTATGCTCCATTGTGCTTTTTGATTAATGCGAGGAACTTTAAGATACCTCAAAACCGGCCTAGGTTTATAATGCTGGGTATCCACAAGTCATTAAAAAAAAGAACTCTATCTAAACTCAGTGATAATTTAAATTCAGAAATAAAAAGAGTTTTTGAGCATGCCTTTATTTTTGCAGAAAAGGATCGGGAGTTTATTTCAAATTATAATGGTCATGATCCGGCAGTTCACATAGATGTAATTAAAAATGACTTTGCGAAAAATAGGAATCTTCCATTAAAGGAAATATTTAACAGCCATAACCTTTTTCCTGAAATGAACTCAAGGGAGGTTAGTGTAAAAGCAGCAATCGAGGATCTCTCTAATAATGCAGGTATAAGAGAAACTAAGAATAAGGAGCTATTAATTAAATCATCAGAAGGATCTGAATACTCAAATTTTCTTTCAAGGAGCTTATCTAAAGTTCTAAGACATCCGCAAACCCACGTAAAGGGATTGTACAACCATGAGCTCAGGAAACATTCTTCAAAAATTGTGAAGCGTTTTACTTTTCTTCAAGAAATAAAAAAGTTAAACGATGCAAAAAGTAGAACAATATTTGAATCTTGTTTGAGAGGAAAAGAAGTTTCAGAGGAAGATCTCGAAAAAGCTAGGTTAGAGCTTGCCAAAAGCACAAGATTAAGAGAAGTAATTGATTTCTCCTCATCTGCTAACCTCAAATCTTCCATTGAAATGATCAGGTCGAAAAAGCATTCTCAACGAGCTATTAAAGAGGATGAGCCTGCACCCGCACAAGTTACAATTCCAGATGACATTTGTCATTATTCGGATAAACAACCTAGGGTCTTGACAGTAAGAGAAATGGCAAGAATCCAATCTTTTCCTGATGATTTTGTATTTAGAGCGAAGGTCACAACTGGGGGGGGAATAGAAAAACAGAAGTACCTCAATACACGCAAGTTGGTAATGCTGTACCCCCATTGCTTGGTAAAACAATTGGAACTTGGGTGA
- a CDS encoding IS110 family transposase — MKNYELAVGIDVSKKTLDVFIHNHSKHRVFDNNRSGYFSLVKWVSQFSETENDILYCFEHTGNYSLKLAIFMQANGLDYVQENPIVIKRSSGLVRTKTDRVDAQMIARYAWLHREELECSSIRDEALLELGRLLSLRDQLVRNRTGLMGTLEELTGLLSSPSTDVSCKSLKHTIAYLSKQILKLEKQIDQLLKREERLGMNYKLLTSLKGVGRILACQLIYHTCNFERFSSWRQFSSYCGTAPFEHSSGTSVFRRAKGHPMSDRKMKSLLSMASVSAIQHDGELREYYQRKVAEGKPKMVALNNVRNKLLSRVFAVIKRGTPYVDLCKYAA; from the coding sequence ATGAAAAATTACGAGTTAGCGGTAGGGATTGATGTGTCCAAAAAAACCTTAGATGTTTTTATTCATAACCATAGTAAACATCGGGTATTTGATAACAATAGATCAGGTTATTTCTCGCTTGTGAAATGGGTGAGTCAATTTTCAGAAACAGAAAATGATATTTTATACTGTTTTGAGCATACTGGAAATTACTCCTTAAAGCTGGCCATCTTCATGCAGGCTAACGGTCTGGATTATGTACAGGAGAATCCCATAGTTATTAAAAGATCTTCCGGACTGGTTCGCACGAAGACAGATCGCGTGGATGCCCAAATGATCGCCAGGTATGCCTGGTTGCACAGGGAAGAGTTAGAATGCAGCAGTATTCGTGATGAAGCTTTATTAGAACTGGGAAGGTTATTAAGTCTAAGAGATCAGCTAGTGCGAAATCGCACGGGTCTTATGGGAACCTTAGAAGAGCTTACGGGGCTTTTATCCAGCCCCTCTACAGATGTTAGCTGTAAAAGTTTAAAGCACACCATAGCTTACCTGAGTAAACAGATCCTGAAACTGGAGAAGCAGATCGACCAGCTCTTAAAAAGAGAAGAACGTTTGGGAATGAATTACAAATTACTCACCAGTTTAAAAGGAGTAGGAAGGATCCTGGCCTGTCAGTTAATTTATCACACCTGTAACTTTGAGCGCTTCAGCAGCTGGCGACAGTTTTCGAGTTATTGTGGTACAGCGCCTTTTGAACATAGTTCAGGCACCAGTGTCTTTAGACGAGCAAAAGGGCATCCTATGAGTGACCGCAAGATGAAAAGTCTGCTGAGTATGGCCAGTGTCTCAGCCATTCAGCATGATGGTGAATTACGAGAATATTACCAACGAAAGGTAGCAGAAGGAAAACCGAAGATGGTTGCATTAAATAATGTCCGAAATAAACTGTTATCCAGGGTATTTGCAGTAATCAAACGAGGAACACCATACGTGGATTTGTGTAAATATGCAGCTTAA
- a CDS encoding type I restriction enzyme HsdR N-terminal domain-containing protein: protein MMENWNKLCYYLSEKIQTDIPENEFEPIVEKGLEILGWDEFSGDFEIRPNYQLGSTKNSLRPDFVVKSNETGEKLFVVEIKRPKVPLSSQNQTQLSTYMRQFKLDFGILIGPQIQIFYDGHLNNKENATLIENIEFKRENEKGKKFIELFSKSSFDKNQLVKFAQKSYKRINERETEKEIKKEILSKEFKESIWDLVIKKLSTEYDINLVSNVIENFKLNISEINNETIPEKTFQNYTSNKVNYSNDILPIELNPPSEKEFKEKLLITKTAYITTFYKDGRIKEKVWNANRFSEDSHLLGNIRSRPDFRNGTWQKLKIEKVLVSIHK from the coding sequence ATGATGGAAAATTGGAATAAACTCTGCTACTACCTTTCAGAAAAAATTCAAACTGATATTCCTGAAAATGAATTTGAACCCATTGTTGAGAAAGGATTAGAAATTTTAGGTTGGGATGAATTCTCTGGAGATTTTGAAATTAGACCAAATTACCAATTGGGATCGACGAAAAATAGCTTGAGACCTGATTTTGTAGTTAAATCAAATGAAACGGGAGAAAAATTATTTGTTGTAGAAATCAAAAGACCAAAAGTACCTTTAAGTAGCCAAAACCAAACTCAACTATCGACATATATGCGGCAGTTTAAGTTAGATTTCGGAATTCTAATTGGACCTCAAATTCAAATATTTTACGACGGACATTTGAATAATAAGGAAAATGCAACATTAATTGAAAACATTGAATTTAAACGTGAAAATGAAAAAGGAAAAAAGTTCATAGAATTATTTTCAAAAAGTTCATTTGATAAGAATCAACTGGTCAAATTTGCACAGAAATCCTATAAAAGGATTAACGAACGTGAGACTGAGAAAGAAATAAAAAAAGAAATATTATCAAAGGAATTTAAAGAGAGCATCTGGGATTTAGTTATAAAAAAACTATCTACAGAGTATGATATTAATTTGGTTTCAAATGTAATAGAGAATTTCAAATTAAATATTTCCGAAATAAATAATGAGACAATTCCTGAGAAGACTTTTCAAAATTACACTTCTAACAAGGTGAATTACTCAAATGATATTTTGCCGATTGAATTAAATCCTCCATCGGAAAAAGAATTCAAAGAAAAATTGCTGATAACAAAAACAGCTTATATAACTACCTTTTACAAAGATGGAAGAATAAAAGAGAAAGTTTGGAATGCAAATAGATTTAGTGAAGATTCTCACCTACTTGGAAATATAAGATCTAGACCAGATTTTAGGAATGGGACTTGGCAAAAATTAAAAATTGAAAAGGTTTTAGTTTCTATACATAAGTAA
- a CDS encoding CBS domain-containing protein, with amino-acid sequence MDKAEKFIDTYNKIDKFLRESENSGSYVTFSQKIKNSKNQVVQRYGDELISLGELRNAIVHNPRYGNKPIAEPYESTVKRIEELFEKITNPKKVIPLFQFEVLGAQEEDFVNDILIQMKKNSFSQFPVFDENKEVIELINNNTISIWLSSQLEEDGTIMTEKVKIKDLIPEIEFNENYRFVSRSTSIYEAYQMFIDQINNKERNLDVIFITHSGKKNEKLLGLITIEDIANQV; translated from the coding sequence ATGGATAAAGCAGAAAAATTTATTGACACTTATAATAAGATAGATAAGTTTCTAAGAGAATCTGAGAATTCTGGGTCTTACGTCACATTTTCTCAAAAGATTAAAAATTCAAAAAACCAGGTTGTCCAACGTTATGGAGATGAGTTAATATCTCTTGGTGAATTGAGAAATGCGATTGTTCATAATCCTAGATATGGAAATAAACCAATAGCAGAGCCATATGAGAGTACAGTAAAAAGAATTGAGGAATTATTTGAAAAAATAACAAACCCTAAAAAGGTTATTCCTTTATTTCAATTTGAAGTTTTAGGCGCACAAGAAGAGGATTTTGTAAATGATATATTGATCCAAATGAAAAAGAACTCTTTTTCTCAATTTCCAGTATTTGATGAAAATAAGGAAGTAATAGAATTAATTAACAATAATACTATTTCAATATGGCTTTCAAGCCAATTGGAAGAAGATGGAACTATAATGACAGAGAAAGTAAAGATAAAGGATTTAATTCCCGAAATTGAATTTAATGAAAATTATAGATTCGTTTCTAGATCAACATCAATTTATGAGGCTTATCAAATGTTTATAGATCAAATAAATAATAAAGAAAGGAATTTAGATGTAATTTTTATTACTCATTCTGGTAAGAAAAATGAAAAATTATTAGGACTCATCACTATAGAAGATATAGCAAATCAAGTATAG